A region of Geobacillus sp. 46C-IIa DNA encodes the following proteins:
- a CDS encoding thioesterase family protein produces MFTTVITPRVSETDGVGHINNTTVPVWFEAGRHEIFKLFTPDLSFRRWRMVIIRMEVDYVNQMYYGQDVTVYTGIERIGNTSLTIYEEIHQNGVVCAKGRAVYVNFNFDTGRPESIPDDIRAQLHAHLWQTGE; encoded by the coding sequence ATGTTTACAACAGTGATTACGCCGCGCGTGTCGGAAACGGACGGCGTCGGCCATATTAATAACACCACCGTTCCAGTCTGGTTTGAAGCGGGACGGCATGAAATTTTCAAACTGTTTACGCCGGATTTGTCGTTTCGGCGCTGGCGGATGGTAATCATCCGCATGGAAGTCGACTATGTCAACCAAATGTATTACGGACAGGATGTGACGGTGTACACCGGCATTGAACGCATCGGCAATACGAGTCTTACGATTTATGAAGAAATCCACCAAAATGGGGTGGTTTGCGCCAAAGGGCGGGCGGTGTATGTCAATTTCAATTTTGACACCGGGCGGCCTGAGTCGATTCCCGATGATATTCGAGCGCAACTGCATGCACATCTCTGGCAGACGGGTGAGTAG
- a CDS encoding iron-containing alcohol dehydrogenase — MTAARIVFPPLSHVGWGALKHLVPEVKRLGAKHILVITDPTLAKIGLVEQLTSPLRQEGYSVHVYTDVVPEPPLETGEKAVAFARDGEFDLVIGVGGGSALDLAKLAAVLAGHEGSVADYLNLTGTRALEKKGLPKILIPTTSGTGSEVTNISVLSLETTKDVVTHDYLLADVAIVDPQLTVSVPPRVTAATGIDALTHAVEAYVSVNASPTSDGLAIAAMRLISRSLRKAVENGTDKQARTDMANGSYLAGLAFFNAGVAGVHALAYPLGGQFHIAHGESNAVLLPYVMGYIRQSCTKRMADILNALGGNSSFLSEVEASYRCVEELEQLVADVGIPKTLGGFGIPESALESLTKDAVQQKRLLARSPLPLLEADIRAIYEAAFAGTIVEPDKA, encoded by the coding sequence ATGACCGCAGCTCGCATTGTTTTTCCGCCGCTCAGCCATGTCGGCTGGGGGGCGCTTAAGCATTTGGTTCCGGAAGTGAAGCGGTTGGGAGCGAAACATATTTTAGTCATCACGGATCCGACATTGGCGAAAATCGGCCTGGTCGAGCAATTGACGTCTCCGCTCCGGCAAGAAGGGTACAGCGTGCACGTATATACGGACGTTGTGCCCGAGCCGCCGCTTGAGACGGGGGAGAAGGCGGTAGCGTTTGCCCGCGATGGGGAGTTCGATCTTGTCATCGGTGTCGGTGGCGGCAGCGCGTTGGATTTGGCGAAATTGGCGGCCGTTTTGGCGGGGCATGAAGGTTCGGTCGCTGACTACCTAAACTTGACAGGAACGCGGGCGCTCGAGAAAAAAGGGCTGCCGAAAATTTTGATTCCGACGACATCAGGCACCGGGTCGGAGGTGACGAACATCTCCGTATTGTCCTTAGAAACGACGAAAGACGTCGTGACGCATGACTATTTGTTGGCGGATGTGGCGATCGTCGACCCGCAACTGACGGTTTCCGTCCCGCCACGGGTGACGGCGGCGACGGGCATTGATGCGCTTACCCATGCGGTTGAAGCGTACGTGTCGGTCAACGCGAGCCCGACATCGGATGGGTTGGCGATCGCGGCCATGCGCCTCATTTCTCGCTCATTGCGCAAAGCGGTGGAAAATGGAACGGACAAACAGGCGCGCACGGATATGGCGAACGGCAGTTACCTGGCCGGTTTGGCGTTTTTCAACGCCGGGGTGGCTGGCGTGCATGCGCTCGCGTATCCGCTCGGCGGGCAGTTTCATATCGCCCATGGCGAATCGAACGCCGTGCTCTTGCCGTATGTGATGGGTTACATCCGTCAAAGCTGCACGAAACGAATGGCTGATATTTTAAACGCACTCGGCGGCAACTCGAGCTTTTTGTCGGAAGTGGAAGCGTCGTATCGGTGCGTCGAGGAATTGGAACAGCTTGTCGCCGACGTTGGCATTCCGAAGACGCTGGGCGGATTTGGCATCCCGGAAAGCGCGCTAGAAAGCTTGACGAAAGATGCCGTCCAACAGAAACGGCTGCTCGCCCGCAGCCCGCTTCCGCTGTTGGAAGCCGACATCCGCGCGATTTACGAGGCCGCGTTTGCCGGGACGATCGTCGAGCCGGACAAGGCGTAA